GCGTGTAGACCGCCGCCACGCCATTCTCGCGCAGCAGCTTCTCGTCCGCCGGCGGGATGATGCCGCCGACGACGAGCGGAACCTCGCTGAGGCCCTTTTCCTTCATTAGCCGCAGCACCTCATGGGCGAGCGTCACATGCGAGCCGGAGAGGATGGAGAGGCCGACGCAATGCGCGCCTTCCTTCTGCGCGGTCTCGACCAGCTCGGCCGGGGTCGAGCGAATGCCGGCATAGATCACGTCGAAGCCGGCGTCGCGGGCGCGCACGGCGATCTGCTCGGCGCCGTTGGAATGGCCGTCGAGGCCCGGCTTGCCGACCAGAAACTTGGCGCGCTGGCCGATCTTGGTGGAGACGCGCTGCACCTCCTCGCGCACCGCGTCGAGCTGGCCGCCGACCTGCCGCGCCGTGGCGGAGACGCCGGTCGGCGCGCGATATTCGCCGAACACGCCGCGCAGCACCGTGCCCCATTCGCCCGTCGTCACGCCGGCCTTGGCGGCGGCGATCGAGGGCTCGACCATATTGCGGCCTTCCTTCGCCGCGCGGACCAGCTCGTCGAGCGCAGCCTGCGCGGCCTTGGCGTCGCGCTGCGCGCGCCAGGCGTTCAGCCGGGCGATCTGCTCGGCCTCGACATGCTCGGGCACGACCATGATCTGATTGTCGCCGGCGGTGAGCGGCGAGGGCTCGCCCTCCGTGAATTTATTGACGCCGACGACGATCTGCTCGCCGGCCTCGATCGACTCGAGCCGCGCGGTGTTGCTCTCGACCAGCTTCGACTTCATATAGCCGAGCTCGACCGCCGCCGCGGCGCCGCCCAGCTCGTCGATCTTCTTCAGCTCGGCGACGGCCTCTTCCTTCAGCGCCGCGACCTTTTTGGCGATCACCGGATTGCCGTCGAAAATATCGCCGAATTCCAGCAGATCGGTCTCATAGGCCATGATCTGCTGCATGCGCAGCGACCATTGCTGATCGAAGGGCCGCGGCAGGCCGAGCGCCTCGTTCCAGGCCGGCAGCTGCACGGCGCGGGCGCGCGCGTTCTTCGACAGCACAACGGCCAACGACTCGATCAATATGCGATAGACGTTGTTCTCCGGCTGCTGCTCGGTGAGGCCGAGAGAATTCACCTGCACGCCATAGCGGAAGCGGCGGGATTTCTCGTCCGTGACGCCATAGCGGTCGCGGGTGATCTCGTCCCACAGCTCGACGAAAGCGCGCATCTTGCACAGCTCGGTGACGAAGCGCATCCCGGCATTGACGAAGAAGGAGATGCGGCCGACCACCTCGGCGAAATCCTTGTCCGAAAGGCCCGCGCGCTTCACCCCGTCGAGAATGGCGCAAGCGGTGGCGAGCGCATAGGCCAGCTCCTGCGCCGGCGTCGCGCCGGCCTCCTGCAGATGGTAGGAGCAGACATTCATCGGGTTGAACTTGGGGCATTCCTTCGTGGTGAAGAGAATGAGGTCCTGCGTCAGCCGCAGGGATTGCGCCGGCGGAAACACATAAGAGCCGCGCGACAGATATTCCTTGATGATGTCGTTCTGCGTCGTGCCCTGCAGTTTTCCACGCGGAGCGCCCTGCTCGTCGGCCGCGGCGATGTAGAGCGCGAACAGCCAGACGGCGGTGGCGTTGATGGTCATCGACGTGTTCATGTCGGCGATCGGAATGCCGTCGAAGAGGGTCCGCATGTCGCCGAGATGCGACACGGGCACGCCGACCTTGCCGACCTCGCCGCGCGAGAGAATATGGTCGCTGTCATAGCCGGTCTGGGTCGGCAGATCGAAGGCGATGGAGAGACCCGTCTGGCCCTTGGCGAGATTGGAGCGATAGAGAAGATTCGACTCCTTGGCCGTGGAATGGCCGGCATAGGTGCGGAACAGCCAGGGCTTGTCGCGACGGGGTGCGGATTCGGTCATGTGTTCGGTCTCCCTCCGAAGCTTGCGATAACACAAGACGCTGGCGGGACGAAAGCGGGCGGGTCGGCGCGGGGAAACAAGGGACTCAGCCCAGCACGTCGACCCCGGAGGCGCGAGCCGCCCGCGCCAGGGCGGCGTCGAGCGTCGCGAGCGGCATGCGGCGACGCTGCGCCAGCTCTAGATAGGCGGCGTCATAGATGGTGAGGCGGTGAATATCGGCCAGACGGAGCGTCGCCGACCACATCCATCCATTGGAGTCGTCGTCCGGCGCAATGTCGAATGTCGCGAGCTTTTCCAGGCATTCGCCTCGGTAGGCGGGATCGATCCGTTTTCGTCGGACTGCCATGAGAAACGCATTCGCGACTTCCGCCGGCCAGTGGGGTGGAACCGTTCCACCTTCGGCGGCGAGCCTCGACATGACCTCGTCTATCGCGTCGTTGCACTCATCGGGGAAGAACCATGCGACGGTGATCGAGGCGTCGACGACCACGGTCATCGACGGCCTTCATTGATCAGATCCTTGATTTTGAGCCCGCCGAGCGAATGCCCTTTGCGCATTTCCTTGATCGCCTCGACGGCGGCGCGCGCCTTTGCGACGTCATGCTCGGAACGGATGGGCGCGAGCCGCGCCACCGGCTTGCCGCGGCGGGTGATGACGATCTCCTCGCCCTTCTCGACCCGGTCGAGCAGGTTGCCGAGCGTGTTCTTCGCCTCGAAAGCGCCGATCTCCATTATCGCCTCCCCCGAACCAGCTCAACTAGCTTAATGCGCCGGCCGATGCCTGGCAAGGTCGCGTGGCGGGCGGCCGTTGTCTCCGTTTGAAATTCCGCTCGGCGGCGCATCGCGGAAATTCGAACCGCGACCGCGCCGCCGCTCTCCGGCCTCCGCCCCCGCCCGAATATCGCTCTGTTCAGCCGAAAGCCGGCCGTATATGAATGGCCGCCTCGGCCCGCCGCCGGCCAAGAAAGAGAGTTCCCGAGGAGCCCGACGTTGACCGCACTGAAAGACCTCTACGACATCGGCGAGATTCCGCCGCTCGGCCATGTTCCCGCCAAGATGCACGCCTGGGTCGTCCGCAAGGAGCGGCATGGACCGCCCGAGGAGTCGATGCAGCTCGAGGTGGTGCCCACCTGGGAGCTCGACAGCCATGACGTGCTCGTTCTGGTGATGGCGGCGGGCGTCAACTACAATGGCGTCTGGGCCGCGCTCGGCCAGCCGATCTCCGTGCTCGATGTCCACAAGCTCCCCTATCATATCGCCGGCTCCGACGCCGCCGGCATCGTCTGGGCCGTCGGCTCCAAGGTGAAGCGCTGGAAGGTCGGCGACGAGGTCGTCGTCCACTGCAACCAGGACGATGGGGACGACGAGGAGTGCAACGGCGGCGACCCGATGTTCTCCGCCTCGCAGCGCATCTGGGGCTATGAGACGCCGGACGGCTCCTTCGCCCAATTCTGCCGCGTTCAGGACCGCCAGCTCATGGAGCGCCCCAAGCATCTCACTTGGGAAGAGTCGGCCTCTTATACGCTGACGCTGGCCACCGCCTATCGCATGCTGTTCGGCCATGAGCCGCACCGGCTGAAGCCCAGCGACAATGTCCTCATCTGGGGCGCCTCGGGCGGTCTCGGCGTGTTCGGCGTGCAGCTCTGCGCGGCGGCCGGCGCCAACGCCATCGGCGTGATCTCGGACGAGAGCAAGCGCGACTATGTGCTCTCGCTGGGCGCCAAGGGCGTCATCAACCGCAAGGACTTCAAGGGCTGCTGGGGCCAGCTGCCGACCGTCAACACGCCGGAGTTCAACGACTGGTCCAAGGCCGCCCGCAATTTCGGCAAGGCGATCTGGGACATCACCGGCAAGAAGGACGTCGACATCGTCTTCGAGCATCCGGGCGAGCAGACCTTCCCGCTCTCCTGCATGGTGGTGAAGCGCGGCGGCATGGTGGTGTTCTGCGCCGGCACGACCGGCTTCAACCTCACCTTCGACGCCCGCTATGTGTGGATGCGTCAGAAGCGCATCCAGGGCTCGCATTTCGCGCATCTGAAGCAGGCGGCCGCGGCCAATCGCTTCGTCGTGGACCGCCGCGTCGATCCCTGCCTGTCGGAAGTCTTCCCCTGGGCGAAGATACCGCATGCGCACACGAAGATGTGGAAGAACGAGCACGCCCCCGGCAATATGGCCGTGCTGGTCAACGCCCCGACCACCGGCCTGCGCTCGCTCGAGGATGTGATCGCGGCTGCGGGGAAGAAGTGACGTGAACAGCGCGTCAATCGCTCGGGCAACCTGAGCAGGGCGATCGGGTGAAGGGCAGCCACCCTCGCCCTCATGCTGAGGAGGACGCGAAGCGGCCGTCTCGAAGCACGAGGGCGAGCTCCAGAAGGTGGCGCATGAAGGTTTCCTCGTCCTTCGAGACGCCCGCTGCGCGGGCTCCTCAGGATGAGGAAACCTTCACCCGATCGCTCGGGCGACCTGAGCCCAAGCGATTGACAGCGGCGGAGTCATATGAAAGATTTTAATTAATTGCATACGACAGCACAGAGGCCAGCACTGCCGATCGGGCGTGACTGCGCTGTCGTATCGTTCGAGCGCGCGCCGATGTGATGCCGGGTCGGACGGGCGCTTCGAAGCGACTTCCCACGTTTCTTCGAAGCGCGGAAAGCTGCGAGAATGCTCTCGGCGTCGGGAGGCGATTTCGCATGTTGGAAGCGCGCGAGCTGACCAAGAGATATGAGGGCAAGGCGGATCGCGCCGCCCTCGACCGGCTGAATCTGCATATTCCCGGCGGCGAGGCGTTCTGTCTGCTCGGACCCAATGGCGCCGGCAAGACGACGACTGTCAATCTCTTCCTCAATTTCATCGCGCCGACCTCCGGCCAGGCGCTCGTCGGCGGCGTCGACTCGGCGCGCGAGCCGCTCGAGGCGCGTCGGCGCCTCGCCTATATCCCTGAGACCGTCATGCTCTATGGCGCGCTCAGCGGGCTCGAGAATCTCGAATATTTCACCGAGATTTCCGGAGGCCGGCGTCTCGCGCGGGCGGAATTGCTCGCCCTGCTCGGCGAGGCCGGGCTCGCGGAGGAGGCGGCCTTCCGGCGCGTCTCCGGCTATTCCAAGGGCATGCGGCAGAAGGTCGGCGTCGCCGTCGCTCTGGCGCGGCGCGCGCAGGCGCTGCTGCTCGACGAGCCGACCTCCGGCCTCGATCCGCTCGCCGCCAATGAGTTCGCTGCTCTGGTCGAGAAGCTGCGCAAGCAGGGCATGGCGATATTGATGGTCACGCACGACCTCTTCCTCGCCAAGCAATGCGGCACGCGCATCGGCGTGATGCAGGCGGGCCGGCTCGTCTCCGTATTCGGCGCCGACGACGTCGATCATCTCGGCCTCGAGCGCGCCTATCTCGAGCAGTTCAGAGGAGCGGCCGCATGAGCGAGATCGTCGTCGCGAAAGCGCCTGCGGCGCAGGCGCCCGCCGGCCGTTGGCGCGTCGCCCGCGCCGTGGCCCTCAAGGAATGGGCGGAGCTGCGCCGCGACAGCCGCCTCGCCTGGCTGTTCGGCCTCGTCTTTCTGCTGATGCTCGGCGCGCTCGCTTTCGGCGCCGCGCAGCATATGCGGCTGGATCGCGACCGCGCCGCCGCCGCCGCGACCGACCGCGTGCTGTGGACAGGGCAGGGCGCGAAGAACCCGCACGCCGCCGCGCATTTCGGCCAATACGCCTTCAAGCCGCAGAGCCCGCTGGCGCTCGCCGATCCGGGCGTCGACGCCTATGTCGGCGAGGCCGTCTGGCTGGAGGCGCATAAGCAGAATGAGGCGCAATTTCGCGCGGCGCGCGACGCCGGCGTCGGCGCGCGGCTCGGCGGATTGTCATTCGCCTTTGTGCTGCAAACGATCATGCCGCTCGTCGCCGTTCTGCTCGGCTTCGCCGGCTTCGCGGGTGAGCGCGAGCGCGGCACATTGCGCCAGCTGATGAGCCTCGGCGCCTCGCCCATCGATATTCTCGCCGGCAAGGCGCTCGCCGCGCTCGGCGCTCTTTCGGTCCTGCTCATTCCGGCTTTCGCAGCGGCCGTGCTGGCGACGCTCTTCCTCGCCGATCATGATTTCTCCGTCGCCGATCAGCTCGAGCGGCTGCTCGCGCTCTCTCTCGGCTATGGTCTCTATCTCGCAGGCTTCGTCTTTCTCGCGCTCGGCGTGTCGGCTTT
This genomic window from Methylosinus sp. H3A contains:
- a CDS encoding protein meaA codes for the protein MTESAPRRDKPWLFRTYAGHSTAKESNLLYRSNLAKGQTGLSIAFDLPTQTGYDSDHILSRGEVGKVGVPVSHLGDMRTLFDGIPIADMNTSMTINATAVWLFALYIAAADEQGAPRGKLQGTTQNDIIKEYLSRGSYVFPPAQSLRLTQDLILFTTKECPKFNPMNVCSYHLQEAGATPAQELAYALATACAILDGVKRAGLSDKDFAEVVGRISFFVNAGMRFVTELCKMRAFVELWDEITRDRYGVTDEKSRRFRYGVQVNSLGLTEQQPENNVYRILIESLAVVLSKNARARAVQLPAWNEALGLPRPFDQQWSLRMQQIMAYETDLLEFGDIFDGNPVIAKKVAALKEEAVAELKKIDELGGAAAAVELGYMKSKLVESNTARLESIEAGEQIVVGVNKFTEGEPSPLTAGDNQIMVVPEHVEAEQIARLNAWRAQRDAKAAQAALDELVRAAKEGRNMVEPSIAAAKAGVTTGEWGTVLRGVFGEYRAPTGVSATARQVGGQLDAVREEVQRVSTKIGQRAKFLVGKPGLDGHSNGAEQIAVRARDAGFDVIYAGIRSTPAELVETAQKEGAHCVGLSILSGSHVTLAHEVLRLMKEKGLSEVPLVVGGIIPPADEKLLRENGVAAVYTPKNYDLNAIMTDLAQIIEKSVEGRA
- a CDS encoding type II toxin-antitoxin system VapC family toxin; amino-acid sequence: MTVVVDASITVAWFFPDECNDAIDEVMSRLAAEGGTVPPHWPAEVANAFLMAVRRKRIDPAYRGECLEKLATFDIAPDDDSNGWMWSATLRLADIHRLTIYDAAYLELAQRRRMPLATLDAALARAARASGVDVLG
- a CDS encoding type II toxin-antitoxin system Phd/YefM family antitoxin, with translation MEIGAFEAKNTLGNLLDRVEKGEEIVITRRGKPVARLAPIRSEHDVAKARAAVEAIKEMRKGHSLGGLKIKDLINEGRR
- the ccrA gene encoding crotonyl-CoA carboxylase/reductase, which produces MTALKDLYDIGEIPPLGHVPAKMHAWVVRKERHGPPEESMQLEVVPTWELDSHDVLVLVMAAGVNYNGVWAALGQPISVLDVHKLPYHIAGSDAAGIVWAVGSKVKRWKVGDEVVVHCNQDDGDDEECNGGDPMFSASQRIWGYETPDGSFAQFCRVQDRQLMERPKHLTWEESASYTLTLATAYRMLFGHEPHRLKPSDNVLIWGASGGLGVFGVQLCAAAGANAIGVISDESKRDYVLSLGAKGVINRKDFKGCWGQLPTVNTPEFNDWSKAARNFGKAIWDITGKKDVDIVFEHPGEQTFPLSCMVVKRGGMVVFCAGTTGFNLTFDARYVWMRQKRIQGSHFAHLKQAAAANRFVVDRRVDPCLSEVFPWAKIPHAHTKMWKNEHAPGNMAVLVNAPTTGLRSLEDVIAAAGKK
- a CDS encoding ABC transporter ATP-binding protein, whose translation is MLEARELTKRYEGKADRAALDRLNLHIPGGEAFCLLGPNGAGKTTTVNLFLNFIAPTSGQALVGGVDSAREPLEARRRLAYIPETVMLYGALSGLENLEYFTEISGGRRLARAELLALLGEAGLAEEAAFRRVSGYSKGMRQKVGVAVALARRAQALLLDEPTSGLDPLAANEFAALVEKLRKQGMAILMVTHDLFLAKQCGTRIGVMQAGRLVSVFGADDVDHLGLERAYLEQFRGAAA
- a CDS encoding DUF3526 domain-containing protein, whose protein sequence is MSEIVVAKAPAAQAPAGRWRVARAVALKEWAELRRDSRLAWLFGLVFLLMLGALAFGAAQHMRLDRDRAAAAATDRVLWTGQGAKNPHAAAHFGQYAFKPQSPLALADPGVDAYVGEAVWLEAHKQNEAQFRAARDAGVGARLGGLSFAFVLQTIMPLVAVLLGFAGFAGERERGTLRQLMSLGASPIDILAGKALAALGALSVLLIPAFAAAVLATLFLADHDFSVADQLERLLALSLGYGLYLAGFVFLALGVSAFSKSTRTALVLLLAFWLANCFLAPRVMADAAKRVAPLPTALEFRNAIAEDKNKTFGHDETHPSFIAFRDSVLAQYGVSRIEDLPVNFRGLALRKDDENGFVIFDKHFGALQAAFDAQDRLRAALGFLFPALAMQAFSTSFSGTDSWHQYDFATAAEAHRRRIQTAASEDLINNARYGDASYVASPQMWARIPSFDYAAPAVSWAFSHVRGDLVALALWTVLTAALAVFAARRLRPL